Proteins found in one Halobaculum sp. MBLA0147 genomic segment:
- a CDS encoding type II toxin-antitoxin system VapC family toxin has product MRAAVDANVLIAARLERDQHHERATVLTRAIDRAELPRTAVPGGVLEETLNYVHSRGSHPAAVATLDGLADSVGFEITATDSADLDRGRSVFRRYDALSLTDAVIVAWMRRVGVEYLYSFDDDFDAVDGVVRLETPHWPAS; this is encoded by the coding sequence GTGAGAGCGGCGGTCGACGCGAACGTCTTGATCGCCGCTCGCCTCGAACGCGACCAACACCACGAGCGGGCGACGGTACTGACACGAGCGATCGACCGTGCGGAGCTCCCCAGAACTGCCGTCCCGGGGGGTGTCCTCGAAGAGACGCTGAACTACGTCCACAGCCGCGGCTCACACCCGGCTGCGGTGGCGACGCTCGACGGACTCGCCGACAGTGTCGGGTTCGAGATCACAGCCACGGACTCGGCGGACCTCGACCGTGGTCGGTCGGTGTTTCGCCGGTACGACGCGCTGTCGCTGACGGACGCCGTGATCGTCGCCTGGATGCGACGGGTCGGCGTCGAGTACCTCTACTCGTTCGACGACGACTTCGACGCCGTCGACGGCGTCGTGCGACTGGAGACGCCCCACTGGCCGGCGTCGTGA
- a CDS encoding M24 family metallopeptidase: protein MTRQFTAVDEALAAADADGYLVNAGGDDATQRYLSGFDAPDPFFTVYTPDGLHLLVSGLEYGRAKTAADADHVARYADYDRQQLIEQHGERTGTAKLVAAFLADAGVESVLAPDRFPLGIADALRDVGVDVTVDDDDAVGDLRAVKTDEEVEWIREAQAANETAMAAAEELLRAATVEDGTLYHDGEPLTSERVRREIEVTLLRHGCALDETIVACGADAADPHERGSGPLTADDTIVVDIFPRDKETRYHGDMTRTFVVGEPSDEVRRRYELTHEAMEAALDAVAAGVTGSEVHGAACDVYEDAGYTTFRTDPSTETGFIHSTGHGLGLEVHEAPSVSPRGEELEAGNVITIEPGLYDPAVGGVRIEDTVVVTEDGYRNLTDYPIELVVD, encoded by the coding sequence GTGACACGACAGTTCACTGCAGTCGACGAGGCACTCGCCGCGGCGGACGCGGACGGCTACCTCGTGAACGCGGGCGGCGACGACGCGACACAGCGGTACCTCTCCGGGTTCGACGCGCCGGACCCGTTCTTCACCGTCTACACCCCCGACGGCCTCCACCTGCTCGTCAGCGGGTTGGAGTACGGCCGCGCGAAGACCGCCGCCGACGCGGACCACGTCGCCCGGTACGCGGACTACGACCGCCAGCAGTTGATCGAGCAGCACGGTGAACGGACCGGCACGGCGAAGCTCGTCGCGGCGTTCCTCGCGGACGCCGGCGTCGAGTCGGTGCTGGCTCCCGACCGGTTCCCGCTGGGCATCGCCGACGCTCTGCGCGACGTGGGTGTCGACGTGACGGTCGACGACGACGACGCCGTCGGCGACCTCCGCGCGGTGAAGACGGACGAGGAGGTCGAGTGGATCCGCGAGGCACAGGCGGCCAACGAGACCGCGATGGCCGCCGCCGAGGAGCTCCTCCGGGCGGCGACCGTCGAGGACGGGACGCTGTACCACGACGGCGAGCCGCTGACGAGCGAGCGCGTCCGCCGGGAGATCGAGGTGACGCTGTTGCGCCACGGCTGTGCGCTCGACGAGACGATCGTCGCCTGTGGGGCGGACGCCGCCGACCCACACGAGCGGGGGAGCGGTCCGCTGACGGCCGACGACACGATCGTCGTCGACATCTTCCCGCGAGACAAGGAGACGCGGTACCACGGGGACATGACGCGGACGTTCGTGGTCGGCGAACCCAGCGACGAGGTGCGGCGACGGTACGAGTTGACCCACGAGGCGATGGAGGCGGCACTGGACGCCGTCGCGGCCGGGGTCACCGGGAGCGAGGTCCACGGCGCCGCGTGTGACGTGTACGAGGACGCGGGGTACACGACGTTCCGGACGGACCCGAGCACGGAGACGGGGTTCATCCACTCCACCGGTCACGGGCTCGGCCTGGAGGTCCACGAGGCCCCGAGCGTGAGTCCGCGCGGCGAGGAGTTGGAGGCGGGCAACGTGATCACCATCGAGCCGGGGCTGTACGATCCCGCCGTCGGCGGCGTGCGGATCGAGGACACCGTCGTGGTCACCGAGGACGGCTACCGGAACCTCACCGACTACCCGATCGAACTCGTCGTCGACTGA
- a CDS encoding HD domain-containing protein, with translation MPTIKDSVHDHIEVDGVAADLLDTPAVQRLRRISQLGTVRLVYPSANHTRFEHSLGVYHLADRALDSLGVAGTEAERVRAAALLHDVGHAPFSHNVEALLHRRTGLYHDDVGELLTDATVGEVLRDHDLEPDRVAGLIAGEGRYGQLVSGELDVDRMDYLVRDAHHTGVPYGTIDHERLIRELTFADGELVLAEGNVQTAESLLLARALMNPTVYTQHTARISKAMLRRATERLLDETDHTAHEVRRWDDYDLLAALRATEATSEFARRYDERDLYKRAVWAEYDDVPARVREFDHDQERAAERAVADRAGLDASEVIVDVEAEPTMRESSSEVVVNDEVRRLEDESPLVSALRVAQRRRWRLGVYTHADATDRVGAAAVEELGLEADSAPVSEIRESVHQTLDEFGAE, from the coding sequence GTGCCCACGATCAAGGACAGCGTCCACGACCACATCGAGGTCGACGGCGTCGCCGCCGACCTGCTGGACACGCCGGCGGTCCAGCGGCTCCGTCGGATCTCACAGCTCGGCACCGTCAGACTCGTCTACCCCTCCGCGAACCACACGCGGTTCGAACACTCGCTGGGTGTCTACCACCTCGCGGACCGCGCGCTCGACTCGCTGGGCGTCGCCGGCACGGAGGCCGAGCGCGTCCGGGCGGCCGCGCTGCTGCACGACGTGGGTCACGCCCCGTTCAGTCACAACGTCGAGGCGCTCCTCCACCGCCGGACCGGCCTCTACCACGACGACGTGGGCGAGTTGCTCACGGACGCCACCGTCGGCGAGGTGTTGCGCGACCACGACTTGGAACCGGACCGCGTCGCCGGGTTGATCGCCGGCGAGGGGCGGTACGGCCAGTTGGTCTCCGGGGAGTTGGACGTCGACCGGATGGACTACCTCGTGCGCGACGCCCACCACACTGGCGTGCCGTACGGCACGATCGACCACGAGCGACTGATCCGGGAGTTGACCTTCGCGGACGGGGAGTTGGTGCTCGCGGAGGGGAACGTCCAGACCGCCGAGTCGCTGCTGTTGGCGCGGGCGCTGATGAACCCGACCGTCTACACCCAACACACTGCCCGGATCAGCAAGGCGATGTTGCGGCGCGCGACGGAACGGCTGTTGGACGAGACGGACCACACCGCCCACGAGGTGCGGCGATGGGACGACTACGACCTGCTGGCCGCGCTGCGGGCGACGGAGGCGACCAGCGAGTTCGCGCGCCGGTACGACGAGCGGGACCTCTACAAGCGGGCAGTGTGGGCGGAGTACGACGACGTGCCGGCGCGCGTCCGCGAGTTCGATCACGACCAGGAGCGGGCCGCAGAGCGCGCCGTCGCGGACCGCGCCGGGCTCGACGCCAGCGAGGTGATCGTCGACGTGGAGGCCGAACCCACGATGCGGGAGTCCTCCTCGGAGGTCGTGGTCAACGACGAGGTGCGACGCCTGGAGGACGAGTCGCCACTCGTCTCCGCGCTGCGAGTGGCACAGCGCCGCCGGTGGCGACTCGGGGTGTACACGCACGCCGACGCGACGGACCGCGTCGGCGCCGCCGCGGTCGAGGAACTCGGCTTGGAGGCCGACTCGGCGCCGGTCTCCGAGATCCGCGAGAGCGTCCACCAGACGCTCGACGAGTTCGGTGCGGAGTGA
- a CDS encoding nascent polypeptide-associated complex protein, whose protein sequence is MFGGGGMNPRKMEQMMKQMGIDMEELDAESVVIVTEDEELVFDAPQVTKMDAQGQETYQIVGSPDTHQVAGGDDEALESGDESDTDAADGEEAADAIPEEDVELVAQRAGVPPSEARETLAAVDGDLAAAISELE, encoded by the coding sequence ATGTTCGGTGGCGGCGGCATGAACCCGCGGAAGATGGAACAGATGATGAAGCAGATGGGGATCGACATGGAGGAGCTCGACGCCGAGTCGGTCGTCATCGTCACCGAGGACGAGGAACTCGTCTTCGACGCCCCGCAGGTGACGAAGATGGACGCCCAAGGGCAGGAGACGTACCAGATCGTCGGCTCGCCGGACACCCACCAGGTGGCCGGCGGCGACGACGAGGCGCTGGAGTCGGGTGACGAGAGTGACACCGACGCGGCCGACGGGGAGGAGGCGGCCGACGCCATCCCCGAAGAGGACGTGGAACTGGTCGCACAGCGGGCGGGCGTCCCGCCGTCGGAGGCACGCGAGACGCTGGCGGCCGTCGACGGCGACCTCGCCGCCGCCATCTCCGAGTTGGAGTGA
- a CDS encoding methyltransferase domain-containing protein, with protein sequence MTRRTLLLVHDDPDSDREYLRERGAELQTDLGVLTVPEDAEPGDTLETHLGEAFHVRRLRGPDLFDHFERTGAPMLPRDVGLIVGETGAQAGDTVLDAGTGTGVLAAYLARLGAEVVTYEVDPEFAEVARENVRLGGVADAVEVRTGDVTDELSTLVDREPGFDLLTLDTADAPAVVERAPDLLRRGGFCAVYSPFVEDAREVALAAREAGLAGVETVETIQRELDVGERGTRPDTAGVGHSGYLTFGRAVEDGH encoded by the coding sequence GTGACCCGACGGACCCTCCTGTTGGTCCACGACGACCCCGACTCCGACCGCGAGTACCTCCGCGAGCGCGGGGCCGAACTCCAGACGGACCTGGGCGTGCTCACCGTCCCCGAGGACGCCGAACCCGGCGACACCCTGGAGACGCACCTCGGGGAGGCGTTCCACGTCCGCCGGCTCCGTGGGCCGGACCTGTTCGATCACTTCGAGCGGACGGGTGCGCCGATGCTCCCTCGTGACGTGGGACTGATCGTCGGCGAGACCGGCGCGCAGGCGGGTGACACCGTGTTGGACGCCGGCACCGGTACCGGCGTATTGGCCGCGTACCTCGCCCGGCTCGGTGCCGAGGTCGTCACCTACGAAGTCGACCCGGAGTTCGCCGAGGTGGCTCGCGAGAACGTGCGCCTGGGTGGGGTCGCGGACGCGGTCGAGGTCAGGACGGGCGACGTGACCGACGAACTGTCGACGCTCGTCGACCGGGAGCCCGGGTTCGACCTGCTGACGTTGGACACCGCGGACGCGCCGGCCGTGGTCGAACGTGCGCCGGACCTGCTGCGGCGCGGCGGCTTCTGTGCGGTGTACTCGCCGTTCGTCGAGGACGCTCGCGAGGTCGCACTCGCGGCCCGCGAGGCCGGCCTCGCCGGGGTCGAGACCGTCGAGACGATCCAGCGCGAACTCGACGTGGGCGAGCGTGGCACACGCCCCGACACCGCCGGCGTCGGCCACTCGGGGTACCTCACCTTCGGTCGTGCCGTCGAGGACGGGCACTGA
- a CDS encoding DUF5821 family protein: MGPRAHTATCLADRSTASDSPTLCVAPPTNVTESLVTALHRTELAAPTDPGPDLLGRDAPGVAECVEDTGLGGGVTRGTDHRSDGPTGDDGTDVPEGVVDTAETGEGTTDAGEGTTDAGEDTTDAGEDASVQLLLTPAEREELFATFRRSGLVADLRRAGVLAIRECSSVDGRLTVVGDRTHAHLCVGDRVETLTATSSSLADGLRERYGRVWATATSVAAPLPPLSTFVSTFADAFPGAARTLLAVVDAETLRRDEPFDPITTVLVVAARHELQTLRVSEWAESVDLASRTEISRCTTRLVDRGVIETNRVPHGIGRPRQVLVPTDGALRSCPPEEILTVARERYASGPVPAVE, encoded by the coding sequence ATGGGTCCCCGAGCACACACGGCGACGTGTCTCGCAGACAGGTCGACCGCCTCCGACAGTCCCACACTGTGTGTCGCACCGCCGACGAACGTCACCGAGTCACTGGTGACTGCTCTCCACCGCACCGAACTCGCCGCACCGACGGATCCGGGGCCAGATCTCCTCGGCAGGGACGCTCCCGGCGTGGCCGAGTGTGTCGAGGACACCGGTCTCGGCGGAGGTGTCACACGCGGTACCGACCACCGTTCCGACGGGCCGACTGGAGACGACGGCACCGACGTGCCCGAGGGAGTCGTCGACACGGCCGAGACGGGCGAGGGCACGACCGACGCAGGCGAGGGCACGACCGACGCAGGCGAGGACACGACCGACGCGGGCGAGGACGCGTCCGTCCAGCTCCTCCTCACGCCGGCCGAGCGCGAGGAGTTGTTCGCGACGTTCCGCCGGAGTGGACTCGTCGCGGATCTCCGTCGTGCAGGTGTGCTCGCGATCCGAGAGTGTTCCAGCGTCGACGGTCGACTCACCGTCGTCGGCGACCGGACACACGCACACCTCTGCGTCGGCGACAGGGTCGAGACACTGACCGCCACGTCGTCGTCGCTGGCCGACGGCCTCCGCGAGCGGTACGGACGCGTGTGGGCGACGGCGACGAGTGTCGCGGCCCCGCTCCCCCCGTTGTCGACGTTCGTCTCGACGTTCGCCGACGCGTTCCCGGGTGCCGCACGGACGCTGCTGGCGGTGGTCGACGCCGAGACACTGCGCCGCGACGAACCGTTCGACCCGATCACGACGGTGTTGGTCGTCGCGGCCCGCCACGAACTCCAGACGCTGCGCGTCAGCGAGTGGGCAGAGTCCGTCGACCTCGCCAGCCGGACGGAGATCTCGCGGTGTACCACCCGTCTCGTCGACCGTGGCGTGATCGAGACGAATCGTGTCCCACACGGGATCGGCCGTCCGCGACAGGTACTCGTCCCGACCGACGGCGCACTCCGCTCGTGTCCACCCGAAGAAATTCTCACCGTCGCCCGCGAGCGGTACGCGAGCGGGCCCGTCCCGGCGGTCGAGTGA
- a CDS encoding MOSC domain-containing protein has translation MTRADDGDAGAAPTAELDTIRVYPVKSLDGVAVDAARIGPDGGLVPDRTVALVDADGDYVNGKREPALHRIVADYDTAAGTVTLSVGERADATGDPDASADPDATGDPDATGGSDASAEESGSAAGTVPEPATFAVPGFDDGSGDATTPADATTPADATTPADASTADDTTVDGGPDELAAWVGEYLGYTVEAAVTEPSYPDDTTASGPTVVSRATLATVAAWFDLTPGEVLRRFRANLVVASGGDEPLPAFWEDRLYDDRSTFVSVAVGDTTLYGEGPCRRCVVPTRDPDTGAETPEFRERFVERRRETLPAWSEGPRFDGAFRLALNTVVPAETTGDRLAVGDRVAVTGTVPAEE, from the coding sequence GTGACACGAGCAGACGACGGCGACGCGGGTGCCGCGCCGACGGCGGAACTCGACACGATCAGGGTGTACCCCGTGAAGTCGCTCGACGGCGTCGCGGTCGACGCGGCACGGATCGGCCCCGACGGCGGGCTGGTGCCCGACCGCACCGTCGCACTCGTCGACGCCGACGGCGACTACGTCAACGGGAAACGCGAGCCCGCACTCCACCGGATCGTGGCCGACTACGACACGGCCGCCGGGACTGTGACACTCTCTGTCGGGGAGCGAGCCGACGCCACCGGAGATCCGGACGCCAGCGCCGACCCGGACGCCACCGGAGATCCGGACGCCACCGGCGGCTCGGACGCCAGCGCCGAGGAGTCGGGGTCGGCCGCCGGGACGGTCCCGGAGCCGGCGACGTTCGCGGTGCCGGGGTTCGACGACGGCTCGGGCGACGCGACTACTCCGGCGGACGCGACTACTCCGGCGGACGCGACCACTCCGGCGGACGCGTCGACGGCCGACGACACGACCGTCGACGGCGGGCCGGACGAACTCGCCGCGTGGGTCGGCGAGTACCTCGGCTACACGGTCGAGGCGGCGGTCACGGAGCCGAGCTACCCGGACGACACGACTGCAAGCGGGCCGACGGTCGTCTCGCGAGCCACCCTCGCGACCGTCGCGGCGTGGTTCGACCTGACGCCCGGCGAGGTGTTACGCCGGTTCCGCGCGAACCTCGTCGTCGCGAGCGGGGGCGACGAGCCACTCCCCGCGTTCTGGGAGGATCGACTGTACGACGACCGCTCGACGTTCGTCTCGGTCGCCGTCGGCGACACGACGCTGTACGGCGAGGGGCCGTGTCGGCGCTGTGTGGTGCCGACACGCGACCCGGACACCGGCGCCGAGACACCCGAGTTTCGAGAGCGGTTCGTCGAGCGCCGTCGCGAGACCCTCCCCGCGTGGAGCGAGGGGCCGCGGTTCGACGGCGCGTTCCGCCTGGCGCTCAACACCGTCGTCCCGGCGGAGACGACGGGCGACCGACTGGCGGTCGGCGACCGCGTCGCGGTGACCGGGACGGTGCCGGCCGAAGAGTGA
- a CDS encoding BolA family protein encodes MDATDVAEAIEAGIEDASAEVTNPRVHDDETEDAHYAAVVVSPAFAGESIVDRHQMVYDAVGDAMTTEVHALEITTYTPEEYDEG; translated from the coding sequence ATGGACGCGACAGACGTGGCCGAGGCGATCGAGGCGGGGATCGAGGACGCGAGCGCGGAGGTGACGAACCCACGAGTGCACGACGACGAGACGGAGGACGCCCACTACGCGGCGGTCGTCGTCTCGCCGGCGTTCGCGGGCGAGAGCATCGTCGACCGCCACCAGATGGTGTACGACGCCGTCGGCGACGCGATGACGACGGAGGTCCACGCCCTCGAGATCACGACGTACACGCCCGAAGAGTACGACGAGGGCTGA
- a CDS encoding ATP-dependent DNA helicase, with translation MFGHAEPYAEQLDGIETVRDTAREEGYVCLEGACGTGKTMLALTAGIDMVRDPDSDFERVLVLTSVKQQLRQFEADLRTINDDPPDDDPVSALTLVGKADVCPYARETTAGVDDHNVYDRCEGLRDRTRGLTGEGGETSAGALVEDARRAQTGIVDSGSDRTPFLETAGEPTPYLPETPEFYGDGTDPTAADADGTEYCPFYAQYLDDTAEGDDDGGAVPFDPADHGVIDTEDLVGLAAGYGSCPHSVMGALATEVEVVVGNYYHAFDPTTAAAFTGALIDEGTFLICDEAHMLEPRVRDLVSDGVGDATLRDAEGELTRVIQPVAFEDEGKAAAGSTDADLVRGELDDADVDLDDLRRLREFVRDLREELDRRVTEHLDRANPGWEETDPDRLESYELPLRDPERPAEDAISQWARQAGYGDRVWSRAAAVGATVERILDEAEDEDRRRAAPAVGRVLTAWYQYDHESFFREVELEPTFDETGAPDSWRRVYNARLALQNCVPASAIGERLAEFGGGVLMSATLAPTDVFREVTGLNYLEDEGRPVVERTYPLSFPAENRVSFAVDAPKFTYQNRGAPVDPAENHTRQVHADAVVDVVATTPGNVLVGMPSYREAAWLADVLADRVDCPVLLDESSSDAATEALKDEFFAGEGKALVTSIRGTLTEGVDYSGDKLAGAVICGVPIVSTASPATSAVRTAYDRQFSRDGFETALTVPAVRKARQAIGRVIRGPEEVGVRVLVDGRYASDSWNAVREFLPDPVREEFQTVSPDMLEFGLERFWDGQ, from the coding sequence GTGTTCGGGCACGCGGAGCCGTACGCCGAACAGCTCGACGGCATCGAGACGGTGCGCGACACCGCCCGCGAGGAGGGGTACGTCTGTCTCGAAGGGGCCTGTGGCACCGGGAAGACGATGCTGGCGCTGACGGCCGGGATCGACATGGTTCGGGACCCCGACAGCGACTTCGAGCGCGTGCTGGTGTTGACGAGCGTCAAACAGCAACTGCGGCAGTTCGAGGCGGACCTGCGGACGATCAACGACGACCCGCCGGACGACGACCCCGTGTCGGCGCTGACCCTCGTCGGGAAGGCCGACGTGTGTCCGTACGCCCGCGAGACGACCGCCGGGGTCGACGACCACAACGTGTACGACCGCTGTGAGGGACTGCGCGACCGGACGCGAGGGCTGACCGGCGAGGGTGGCGAGACGAGCGCCGGCGCACTCGTCGAGGACGCCCGGCGCGCACAGACCGGCATCGTCGACAGCGGCAGCGACCGGACGCCGTTCCTCGAGACCGCCGGCGAACCGACGCCGTACCTCCCGGAGACACCCGAGTTCTACGGCGACGGGACGGACCCGACGGCCGCCGACGCCGACGGGACGGAGTACTGCCCGTTCTACGCGCAGTACCTCGACGACACGGCGGAGGGCGACGACGACGGCGGCGCGGTACCGTTCGACCCGGCCGACCACGGAGTGATCGACACGGAGGATCTCGTCGGACTGGCGGCCGGCTACGGCTCGTGTCCCCACTCCGTGATGGGTGCGCTGGCGACGGAGGTGGAGGTCGTCGTCGGCAACTACTACCACGCGTTCGACCCGACGACGGCCGCGGCGTTCACCGGCGCGTTGATCGACGAGGGGACGTTCCTGATCTGTGACGAGGCGCACATGCTCGAACCACGCGTCCGGGACCTCGTCTCCGACGGCGTCGGCGACGCGACACTGCGGGACGCGGAGGGTGAACTCACGCGGGTGATCCAGCCCGTCGCCTTCGAGGACGAGGGGAAGGCGGCCGCTGGCTCGACCGACGCCGACCTGGTCCGCGGGGAACTGGACGACGCCGACGTAGATCTGGACGACCTGCGGCGGCTGCGCGAGTTCGTCCGCGACCTCCGCGAGGAACTGGATCGGCGCGTGACCGAACACCTCGACCGCGCGAACCCCGGCTGGGAGGAGACGGATCCGGACCGGCTGGAGTCGTACGAACTCCCCCTGCGCGACCCGGAGCGGCCCGCGGAGGACGCGATCAGCCAGTGGGCGCGGCAGGCGGGGTACGGCGACCGGGTCTGGTCGCGTGCGGCGGCGGTCGGGGCCACCGTCGAGCGGATCCTCGACGAGGCCGAGGACGAGGACCGGCGCCGTGCCGCGCCGGCCGTCGGGCGCGTGCTGACGGCGTGGTACCAGTACGACCACGAGTCGTTCTTCCGGGAGGTGGAGTTGGAGCCGACGTTCGACGAGACGGGGGCGCCGGACTCCTGGCGGCGGGTGTACAACGCCCGGCTGGCGCTCCAGAACTGTGTGCCGGCGTCGGCCATCGGCGAGCGCCTCGCGGAGTTCGGCGGCGGCGTGTTGATGAGCGCGACGCTGGCCCCGACGGACGTGTTCCGGGAGGTGACCGGGTTGAACTACCTCGAAGACGAGGGGCGGCCGGTGGTCGAGCGGACGTACCCGCTTTCGTTCCCGGCCGAGAATCGCGTCTCGTTCGCCGTGGACGCGCCGAAGTTCACCTACCAGAACCGCGGTGCGCCGGTCGACCCCGCGGAGAACCACACGCGGCAGGTCCACGCGGACGCCGTCGTCGACGTGGTCGCGACGACGCCGGGGAACGTGTTGGTCGGGATGCCCAGCTACCGCGAGGCGGCGTGGCTCGCGGACGTGCTCGCGGACCGCGTGGACTGTCCCGTCTTGCTCGACGAGTCGAGTTCCGACGCGGCGACGGAGGCGCTGAAAGACGAGTTCTTCGCGGGGGAGGGAAAGGCGCTGGTGACGAGCATCCGCGGGACGCTGACGGAGGGGGTCGACTACAGCGGCGACAAACTCGCCGGGGCGGTGATCTGTGGCGTCCCCATCGTCTCGACGGCCTCGCCGGCCACGTCGGCGGTCCGGACGGCCTACGACCGCCAGTTCTCCCGCGACGGGTTCGAGACGGCGCTCACCGTCCCGGCGGTCCGGAAGGCACGCCAGGCCATCGGCCGCGTGATCCGTGGCCCCGAAGAGGTGGGCGTGCGGGTGCTCGTCGACGGCCGGTACGCCAGCGACTCGTGGAACGCCGTCCGGGAGTTCCTCCCCGACCCGGTGCGCGAGGAGTTCCAGACCGTCTCCCCCGACATGCTCGAGTTCGGGCTCGAACGGT